The Streptomyces sp. NBC_01244 genome contains a region encoding:
- a CDS encoding precorrin-8X methylmutase: MSEYTVFEYEKDGAEIYRQSFATIRAEADLSGLPASVAQVAVRMIHACGMTDLTRDLGYSPEVVLRARAALEAGAPILCDVQMVASGVTRKRLPADNQVICTLSDPAVPELAAKMGTTRSAAALEVWRDRGLLEGSVIAVGNAPTALFRLLEMIEEGAPRPAAVIGVPVGFIGAAESKDALAEHPSALDHLIVRGRRGGSAMAAAAVNAIASVAE; this comes from the coding sequence ATGAGCGAGTACACCGTGTTCGAGTACGAGAAGGACGGCGCCGAGATCTACCGCCAGTCCTTTGCCACGATCCGCGCCGAGGCGGACCTTTCCGGGCTGCCCGCCTCGGTCGCCCAGGTCGCGGTGCGCATGATTCACGCCTGCGGGATGACCGACCTGACCCGGGACCTGGGCTACTCGCCCGAGGTCGTCCTGCGGGCGCGCGCCGCCCTGGAGGCCGGTGCGCCGATCCTGTGCGACGTGCAGATGGTCGCCAGCGGGGTCACCCGCAAGCGGCTGCCCGCCGACAATCAGGTGATCTGCACCCTCTCCGACCCGGCCGTGCCGGAGCTCGCCGCGAAGATGGGCACGACGCGCAGCGCCGCCGCCCTCGAAGTCTGGCGGGACCGGGGCCTGTTGGAGGGTTCGGTGATCGCCGTGGGGAACGCTCCGACCGCGCTCTTCCGGCTGCTGGAGATGATCGAGGAGGGCGCCCCGCGCCCCGCCGCGGTCATCGGGGTCCCCGTCGGGTTCATCGGCGCCGCCGAGTCCAAGGACGCCCTCGCCGAACACCCCTCCGCGCTCGACCACTTGATCGTGCGTGGCCGGCGCGGCGGCAGCGCCATGGCCGCGGCCGCCGTCAACGCCATCGCGAGCGTGGCCGAATGA
- a CDS encoding cobalamin biosynthesis protein CobG yields the protein MPTPPSATARDEPVIRDRGDACPGALRLHAADDGYLARVRIPGGLLTGRQASVLALAADRFGDGHLELTSRGNVQLRGLAEGCGAGLAELLHGAGLLPAPGHERVRNIVATPMSGILGRRGPERPHVTPWVGELDRLLCASTRAADLSGRFLFALDDGRGDVAALDPDVTVLGAPRGRALVRLGAAPGAVEVDAIDAPRAALLAAEYFLDSADAAGTRAWRVSELPAVHALDAGEFAVRLGTAGITAAVVPEVTWPYAPPPRRWGPGTGDRTPLCVLPPLGRLTADQWRVLVRVAGGSGEDDGELRITPWRSIVLPRASTRRPVDGYARLVAAGLSVAPDGPWESVTACTGRPGCAKALSDVRADARAVVDAGGAAPAGAPVHWSGCERRCGHPRGAAWVDLVATPDGYQLDGRPVPSHELAQAVADARSQPRVSEDAVKK from the coding sequence ATGCCCACGCCCCCCTCCGCCACAGCGCGGGACGAACCCGTCATACGGGATCGCGGCGACGCCTGCCCCGGCGCGCTGCGCCTGCATGCCGCCGACGACGGGTATCTGGCGCGGGTCCGGATCCCGGGGGGTCTGCTGACCGGCCGGCAGGCCTCGGTACTGGCGCTCGCCGCCGACCGGTTCGGGGACGGGCATCTGGAACTCACCTCGCGCGGGAACGTGCAGCTGCGCGGGCTCGCCGAAGGCTGCGGCGCGGGGCTGGCGGAGCTGCTGCACGGGGCAGGGCTGCTGCCCGCCCCCGGCCACGAGCGGGTACGGAACATCGTGGCGACCCCGATGTCGGGGATCCTGGGCCGCCGCGGGCCTGAGCGGCCCCATGTGACCCCCTGGGTCGGGGAATTGGACCGGCTGCTGTGCGCGAGCACCCGCGCCGCGGACCTGTCCGGACGGTTCCTGTTCGCCCTCGACGACGGGCGCGGGGACGTCGCCGCGCTCGACCCCGATGTCACCGTGCTCGGCGCACCACGCGGCCGGGCACTGGTCCGGCTCGGCGCGGCCCCCGGCGCCGTGGAGGTGGACGCCATCGACGCGCCCCGGGCGGCGCTGCTCGCGGCCGAGTACTTCCTCGACTCCGCTGACGCCGCCGGCACGCGCGCCTGGCGGGTGTCCGAACTGCCCGCCGTACACGCCCTGGACGCCGGGGAGTTCGCCGTACGGCTCGGGACGGCCGGCATCACGGCGGCCGTCGTTCCCGAGGTGACCTGGCCCTACGCACCGCCGCCCAGGCGCTGGGGGCCCGGCACCGGTGACCGGACGCCGCTGTGCGTCCTGCCCCCGCTGGGCCGGCTCACCGCCGACCAGTGGCGGGTGCTGGTGCGTGTCGCCGGTGGAAGCGGCGAAGACGACGGCGAACTGCGGATCACCCCGTGGCGGAGCATCGTGCTGCCCCGCGCGAGCACCCGGCGGCCCGTCGACGGCTACGCGCGGCTGGTGGCCGCCGGACTGTCCGTCGCGCCCGACGGCCCCTGGGAATCCGTCACCGCCTGTACCGGACGACCGGGCTGCGCCAAGGCGCTGTCCGACGTACGCGCCGACGCGCGGGCCGTCGTGGACGCCGGTGGTGCGGCTCCGGCCGGCGCGCCCGTGCACTGGTCCGGGTGCGAGCGCCGGTGCGGCCATCCGCGCGGCGCCGCCTGGGTCGACCTCGTCGCCACCCCCGACGGGTACCAACTCGACGGTCGCCCGGTGCCGTCCCACGAACTTGCCCAGGCCGTCGCCGACGCGCGCAGCCAACCCCGAGTGTCCGAAGACGCAGTGAAGAAATGA
- a CDS encoding hemerythrin domain-containing protein: MCHYCGCREIPLIKEFIAEHEAVTNAAGDALRALDAGDLPRARALVTEMTAVLLAHWKGEEDGLFAVMEQDPEYAPYIAALVGEHRELAAFLAGADLADPADTADTAALRRAVEELHHHIAKEEDGLFPASLTALTGDDWDLSIKAWRAAHPGGGLRPAG, encoded by the coding sequence ATGTGCCATTACTGCGGCTGCCGCGAGATCCCCCTGATCAAGGAGTTCATCGCCGAGCACGAGGCGGTGACGAACGCGGCCGGCGACGCCCTGCGCGCCCTGGACGCGGGGGACCTCCCGAGGGCGCGCGCCCTGGTCACGGAGATGACGGCCGTCCTGCTCGCCCACTGGAAGGGCGAGGAGGACGGCCTGTTCGCCGTCATGGAGCAGGACCCGGAGTACGCCCCGTACATCGCGGCGCTGGTCGGGGAGCACCGCGAGCTGGCGGCGTTCCTCGCCGGCGCCGACCTGGCGGACCCGGCGGACACGGCGGACACGGCGGCGCTGCGCCGGGCGGTGGAGGAGCTCCACCACCACATCGCCAAAGAGGAGGACGGCCTCTTCCCCGCGTCCCTCACCGCCCTGACGGGCGACGACTGGGACCTGTCCATCAAGGCCTGGCGCGCGGCCCACCCCGGCGGTGGCCTGAGGCCCGCCGGGTAG
- the aroD gene encoding type I 3-dehydroquinate dehydratase produces the protein MNSLRALLDGGIPLVAVSFDDSETEPRAHAAKSAGVDVAELRVDRYAATDTAHVLAQVDAFKTLPVLATIRSAREGGDWKGTEAQRLELFRALAPQVQAVDIELSSGEILSEVIEAAHRHDTVALVSYHNFEFTPDTEELQTVIDDAKDAGADVVKVSTMVRSEGDVRRLASLLLRAGAEDTRLIVIAMGEAGAVSRVFFPALGSRITYSFFGASSAPGQLDFPETFGLLRKFYPAFDERKSAEG, from the coding sequence ATGAATTCACTGCGGGCGCTTCTCGACGGCGGGATTCCGCTGGTGGCCGTCAGCTTCGACGACAGCGAGACCGAGCCGCGCGCGCACGCCGCGAAGAGCGCCGGCGTCGATGTGGCCGAACTGCGCGTCGACCGGTACGCGGCGACCGATACCGCCCATGTCCTGGCGCAGGTGGACGCGTTCAAGACACTGCCCGTACTGGCCACCATCCGGTCCGCCCGCGAAGGCGGCGACTGGAAGGGCACCGAGGCGCAGCGGCTCGAACTGTTCCGCGCGCTCGCCCCTCAGGTCCAGGCCGTGGACATCGAGCTCTCCTCCGGGGAAATCCTGTCCGAGGTGATCGAGGCCGCCCACCGGCACGACACGGTGGCGCTCGTCTCCTATCACAATTTCGAATTCACCCCGGACACCGAGGAACTCCAGACCGTCATCGACGACGCGAAGGACGCCGGCGCCGATGTGGTCAAGGTGTCCACCATGGTCCGGTCCGAGGGCGACGTACGACGGCTGGCCTCGCTGCTGCTGCGCGCCGGAGCCGAGGACACCCGGCTGATCGTCATCGCCATGGGCGAGGCCGGTGCGGTCTCCCGCGTCTTCTTCCCCGCCCTCGGGTCGCGGATCACGTACTCCTTCTTCGGTGCCAGCTCCGCCCCGGGCCAGCTCGACTTCCCCGAGACCTTCGGCCTGCTGCGCAAGTTCTACCCGGCGTTCGACGAGCGGAAGTCCGCGGAGGGCTGA
- the cobN gene encoding cobaltochelatase subunit CobN, whose protein sequence is MILLLSTSDTDLLSARAANAGDAPVPYRFANPSRLPLDDLPGLLDGVTLVVVRLLGGLRAWQDGLDLLLAPGQTRPVVVLTGEQAPDAQLMEASTVPIGIAAEAHGYLAHGGPANLDQLARFLSDTVLLTGHGFEPPAASPTWGPLERTPQRNEGPRIAVLYYRAHQMSGNTAFVHTLSEAIEAHGAQALPLYVSSLRSPEPELIEQLASADAIVTTVLAAGGTKPATASAGGDDESWDAGALAALGVPILQALCLTGSRSAWEENDEGLSPLDAATQVAVPEFDGRLITVPFSFKELDEDGLPAYVADPERAARVAGIAVRHARLRHIDRRDKKIALVLSAYPTKHSRIGNAVGLDTPASAVELLRTLIAGGYDFGPVEDVPGLVSGDGDELIRALIEAGGHDQDWLTEEQLARNPVRIPAADYKRWFAELPADLRESVERHWGEAPGNMFVDRSANPEGDIVLAALRRANLLILIQPPRGFGENPIAIYHDPDLPPSHHYLAAYRWIQARAEDGGFGADAMIHLGKHGNLEWLPGKNAGLSASCAPDAALGDLPLIYPFLVNDPGEGTQAKRRVHATLVDHLVPPMARAESYGDIARLEQHLDEYAQISAMDPAKLPAIRAQIWTLIQAAKLDHDLGLEQRPDDDGFDDFLLHVDGWLCEIKDAQIRDGLHVLGGAPTGDARVNLVLAILRARQIWGGTTALPGLREALGLDESAATRTTADEAEETARALVQAMEDANWAPEAVTSVAAGHSADVAAVLDFAAREVVPRLAGTTDEITHVVSALDGAFVPAGPSGSPLRGLVNVLPTGRNFYSVDPKAVPSRLAWETGQALADSLLTRYRTDNGEWPASVGLSLWGTSAMRTSGDDVAEAMALLGVRPVWDEASRRVTGLEPIPLAELGRPRIDVTLRISGFFRDAFPHVIGLLDDAVRLAASLEEPAEDNFVRAHAQADLAVHGDERRATTRIFGSRPGTYGAGILQLIDSRDWRTDADLAEVYTVWGGYAYGRGLEGRAAREEMETAYKRITVAAKNTDTREHDIADSDDYFQYHGGMVATVRALRGTAPEAYIGDSTRPETVKTRTLVEETSRVFRARVVNPKWIEAMRRHGYKGAFELAATVDYLFGYDATTGVVADWMYDKLTETYVLDPENRAFLEEANPWALHGIAERLLEAESRGMWEKPDPQVLEALRQVYLDTEGNLEGESD, encoded by the coding sequence ATGATCCTGCTGCTGTCGACGTCCGACACCGATCTGCTCAGCGCCCGCGCAGCGAACGCGGGGGACGCTCCCGTCCCGTACCGGTTCGCGAACCCCTCCCGCCTTCCCCTCGACGACCTCCCCGGTCTCCTCGACGGCGTCACCCTGGTCGTCGTACGCCTCCTCGGCGGCCTGCGCGCCTGGCAGGACGGACTGGACCTGCTCCTGGCCCCCGGCCAGACCCGCCCGGTGGTCGTCCTGACCGGCGAACAGGCCCCCGACGCGCAGCTGATGGAAGCCTCGACCGTCCCGATCGGCATCGCCGCCGAGGCGCACGGCTACCTCGCCCACGGCGGCCCGGCCAACCTGGACCAGCTCGCCCGCTTCCTCTCCGACACCGTGCTGCTCACCGGCCACGGTTTCGAGCCCCCGGCGGCCTCCCCCACGTGGGGCCCGCTGGAGCGCACCCCGCAGCGCAACGAGGGACCCCGGATCGCGGTGCTCTACTACCGCGCGCACCAGATGAGCGGCAACACCGCCTTCGTGCACACCCTCTCCGAGGCGATCGAGGCCCACGGCGCGCAGGCTCTGCCCCTCTACGTCTCTTCCCTCCGCTCCCCGGAGCCGGAGCTGATCGAGCAGCTCGCGTCCGCCGACGCGATCGTCACCACCGTCCTGGCCGCCGGCGGCACCAAGCCCGCCACCGCCTCGGCCGGCGGTGACGACGAGTCCTGGGACGCCGGCGCCCTGGCCGCCCTCGGCGTGCCGATCCTGCAGGCCCTGTGCCTGACCGGCTCCCGGTCCGCCTGGGAGGAGAACGACGAGGGCCTGTCGCCCCTCGACGCCGCCACCCAGGTCGCCGTACCGGAGTTCGACGGCCGCCTGATCACCGTCCCGTTCTCCTTCAAGGAGCTGGACGAGGACGGCCTGCCCGCCTACGTCGCCGACCCCGAGCGGGCCGCCCGCGTGGCCGGCATCGCCGTGCGCCACGCGCGCCTGCGCCACATCGACCGCCGCGACAAGAAGATCGCCCTGGTCCTCTCCGCGTACCCCACCAAGCACTCCCGCATCGGCAACGCGGTCGGCCTGGACACCCCGGCCAGCGCCGTGGAGCTGCTGCGCACGCTCATCGCGGGCGGGTACGACTTCGGCCCCGTCGAGGACGTCCCGGGCCTGGTCTCCGGCGACGGCGACGAGCTGATCCGCGCCCTGATCGAGGCCGGCGGCCACGACCAGGACTGGCTCACCGAGGAGCAACTCGCCCGCAACCCGGTCCGCATCCCGGCGGCCGACTACAAGCGCTGGTTCGCCGAGCTCCCGGCCGATCTGCGCGAAAGCGTCGAGCGGCACTGGGGCGAGGCCCCGGGCAACATGTTCGTGGACCGCTCGGCCAATCCCGAGGGCGACATCGTGCTGGCCGCCCTGCGCCGCGCCAACCTGCTCATCCTCATCCAGCCGCCGCGCGGCTTCGGCGAGAACCCGATCGCGATCTACCACGACCCGGACCTGCCGCCCTCGCACCACTACCTGGCCGCGTACCGCTGGATCCAGGCCCGTGCCGAGGACGGCGGTTTCGGCGCCGACGCGATGATCCACCTGGGCAAGCACGGCAACCTGGAGTGGCTGCCGGGCAAGAACGCCGGCCTGTCGGCGTCCTGCGCCCCCGACGCCGCGCTCGGCGACCTGCCCCTCATCTACCCGTTCCTGGTCAACGACCCGGGCGAGGGCACCCAGGCCAAGCGCCGGGTGCACGCCACCCTGGTCGACCATCTGGTGCCGCCGATGGCGCGCGCGGAGTCGTACGGCGACATCGCGCGCCTGGAGCAGCACCTCGACGAGTACGCCCAGATCTCCGCGATGGACCCGGCGAAGCTGCCGGCCATCCGCGCCCAGATCTGGACCCTGATCCAGGCCGCGAAGCTGGACCACGACCTGGGTCTGGAGCAGCGTCCCGACGACGACGGCTTCGACGACTTCCTCCTGCACGTCGACGGCTGGCTGTGCGAGATCAAGGACGCCCAGATCCGCGACGGTCTGCACGTCCTGGGCGGCGCCCCGACCGGCGACGCCCGCGTCAACCTGGTCCTCGCCATCCTGCGCGCCCGCCAGATCTGGGGCGGTACGACGGCCCTGCCGGGTCTGCGCGAAGCGCTCGGCCTCGACGAGTCCGCGGCCACCCGCACCACCGCCGACGAGGCGGAGGAGACGGCCCGCGCGCTGGTCCAGGCGATGGAGGACGCGAACTGGGCCCCGGAGGCGGTGACTTCCGTGGCCGCCGGTCACTCGGCGGACGTGGCGGCCGTACTGGACTTCGCGGCCCGCGAGGTCGTCCCGCGCCTGGCCGGCACCACCGACGAGATCACCCACGTGGTCAGCGCCCTGGACGGCGCGTTCGTCCCGGCGGGCCCCTCCGGCTCCCCGCTGCGCGGTCTGGTCAACGTGCTGCCTACCGGCCGCAACTTCTACTCGGTGGACCCGAAGGCCGTCCCCTCGCGCCTCGCGTGGGAGACCGGCCAGGCCCTCGCCGATTCCCTCCTGACCCGCTACCGCACGGACAACGGCGAATGGCCGGCCTCCGTCGGCCTGTCCCTGTGGGGCACGAGCGCGATGCGCACCTCGGGCGACGACGTGGCCGAGGCCATGGCGCTGCTCGGTGTCCGCCCGGTCTGGGACGAGGCCTCGCGCCGCGTCACCGGCCTGGAGCCGATCCCGCTCGCCGAGCTCGGCCGGCCGCGCATCGATGTGACCCTGCGCATCTCGGGCTTCTTCCGCGACGCGTTCCCGCACGTCATCGGCCTGCTGGACGACGCCGTACGGCTGGCCGCCTCGCTGGAGGAGCCCGCGGAGGACAACTTCGTACGGGCCCACGCGCAGGCCGACCTGGCCGTGCACGGGGACGAGCGGCGGGCCACCACCCGTATCTTCGGCTCGCGCCCGGGCACGTACGGTGCGGGCATCCTGCAGCTGATCGACTCCCGCGACTGGCGCACCGACGCCGACCTCGCGGAGGTCTACACGGTGTGGGGCGGGTACGCGTACGGCCGGGGCCTGGAGGGGCGAGCGGCGCGCGAGGAGATGGAGACCGCCTACAAGCGGATCACGGTCGCGGCGAAGAACACCGACACCCGTGAGCACGACATCGCCGACTCCGACGACTACTTCCAGTACCACGGCGGCATGGTGGCCACCGTCCGCGCCCTGCGCGGCACGGCCCCCGAGGCGTACATCGGGGACTCGACCCGGCCCGAGACGGTCAAGACGCGCACGCTGGTCGAGGAGACCTCCCGCGTCTTCCGCGCCCGCGTCGTGAACCCGAAGTGGATCGAGGCGATGCGCCGCCACGGTTACAAGGGGGCCTTCGAGCTGGCGGCCACGGTCGACTACCTCTTCGGCTACGACGCCACGACCGGCGTGGTGGCCGACTGGATGTACGACAAGCTGACCGAGACGTACGTCCTGGACCCGGAGAACCGCGCCTTCCTGGAGGAGGCCAACCCCTGGGCCCTGCACGGGATCGCGGAGCGGCTGCTGGAGGCCGAGTCCCGCGGCATGTGGGAGAAGCCGGACCCGCAGGTCCTGGAGGCGCTGCGCCAGGTGTACCTGGACACGGAGGGCAACCTCGAAGGCGAAAGCGACTAA